The nucleotide window GTACAAGACTTCTGCCAAGATGCTTGGTCTTATGGATGATTTCCGAGTGAGTGGTagtcaattaataaaaaaatagaagaatgACGGTATTTAAATTGCTGAATGCAAATCcactaaaaaattatgctTCATTATTAACTCCAGAAATCATAATGTATTGATTACTGCCGTTATTGATCCCTtcatattttacaatttttgtttcagagTGGGGTCCCGAGAACTGGTTATCGCGGAGTTGTAACATTTTTCTACAACAATCGACGTGTTCATCTAGCACCCAACAAAGACTGGAATGGGTACGACATAACATGGAGCTAACatctaaaatacatttttctaaATGTTTTGTAGTAAATTTTTGATTGTCTGGATTTATTTTGATTACCACCTGATGAGACTTACCGAAGGCCAAAATACAAAGTCTACCAAGATGCGAATAGGAAAGGATAATGTAGTCGATTAAAACCATTTAATCGTGTTTATGTTTGTTGACCAAACCTTGAGATCAGTctatcgaataattttttgcataGATAATTGATTATGTATAACTGTCCGAGTGAAGAGGGGCGCAATAGACCGAATGTTTTCACTAACAAAGATGCGATTTGTATGCTGTGCATTgatttctttattatcgcCTAAAGACTGTTATGGTTTTATAAAACTAACTAGAGGAGTTTAACGTAAAAAAGTGTAGACCTCAGTTGAAACGAAGCATAAAATAATAAGGATGTTTGGAGAGTAATAAAGAAATTTCCTTCAACCAGAATGATATTAGTACCTGGTATAATTTTTTCCGGATAGACCgcgaatgaaagaaaattgttaCACTGTCGTGATGAGAAAATACTACCTCCCAATTCTAAATCCCGAGAAGAGTATTCGTAGGGATGCTGACACTGACGTAATTCCAGTTGAGATATGAGAAAATAGAATGCTCTACTTAGTACATAAAAATGCACtactcaattttaaaaaatgcataTTCATATTGTTCATCTGTTGGGGCATTTCTcttaaataagaaaaaattcagtgctTTTGTATTCGTGAATTAATCGATTAGCGTTAAAAATTAAGGAGCAGTATTTTCAACGTGCAATGAtagtgaattaaaaatgttgtacaaataatagaaaatataaatCGACTTTCCAGTGATAATTCgtgtcattttattttattcctggtttattcaattgaaaaactaaACATTATTAAATATCCACAAATTTTCAGTTAATTTCACTGTGCAGGAATGAATTcttacttttttttcgttctgcACGTAATAATTTACACGCTAAACAAGATTAAATTGTCATTGTTAAATATCAAGTAACgagttatgaataattttttatttacacttTTGTAGTTGAAGATTAGATGCACAATATGTCAAACAACCCAACTGTGAAGTGTTCCTATAAGAAAAATATGTGTAATTAAAGAtcaaattataataaacattTTGCGGTTTTTCTATGTGGAAATTAGAAATGTCAACATCTACTCATGTCAATTTGATCTGTCATCCCTTAATGAATAACACCAATGAATGAAAAACTACTCACGCCTCGgcgaaaaattatgatgaCGTGTGACTCTTATGTGAATATCTTGTGTCTCTCCTGCAAACGATAGCACCTATAAATTCTAAATAAAACTGATAATAAAAGCAGTCATCACGCTTTGAATTAAAACACACATTTCACGTTTAATCATACAATCAcagttatttattcaattcaaaaaccttacgattaattaatcaattcgaTTATCAGTTTAAGGACGGAGGGATTAAACGACATTCTTccgatatttttatattgttttggTGTTGATTAATGAATAGCTCAATCACCATTCACTCAAGTAAAATTGGGCGCATAAAATTGCTGGTAGAATCATGCGAGCCATAAATGCATTTCATATCTTTCGTTTTAGTGTCGTGGGCAATTATTGGAGAGGagaaattgattaatcaattattctCAGCGGCAGATTGTTGGGATACTGTTCTAGCAATAGTTCGCAAGCCACTCGTTGTACCTGTGTCGGGAAGTCGAAACTTTGGCATGTCACACTGTTCACATTTGTCCATTAATGGATGATTATCGAAAGTGCACATACGACAGACCCACGATGGACCATCTCTGTCATCTCTATCGTGATTTGACGGATGAATTCGTGGACCCTGGGGTTCCCAGGCCGGTGGGACGGCCGGTAATGGGGGTCGTGGTCTTGATGTGAATGAGGGGATGTTGAGACTCTGTCCTGTGTAGATTCCCTGATAAAATTCTTCGTTTGTTTCTCCAAATGgaactgaaaaatatttgacagaGTTCTAGGACCACGCTCTATCTCTCTAATTTATCTATCATTGCAAatagaatttaattcaattagtGAAGAATATATTTAATGGTTGGGTACCTCTTGGATCAGATCTTTGATCTACTTCGTCGGCCAGCCTATCACACTCTACTTGGAGTTGATAGATTTCActccggagttttttctttaaccCCTGgaacaaaatatataatttcataatttttcaaaatattttattatattcgtGTACCTGAGTAGGCACCGCAGGATCTACGGGCCTCAAGAGAATCTGTAGATCCTTCTTCATTGCTTCcaatctcaatttttccatcctCAATTCGTGTGCTAGCCTTTCCTTTCTCTTCAACTGCtcggtaattaattttttctgattgTCAGTCACTGcaataatattcaaaatttaaatacATTACTGGTGAAATTATTGGTGCGTACTGCAGCACTTACCTTGGTCCAACTGTGCTCCAATGTGATTAGTAGTAATGGAACTAGTCGTCGCTGAAGAAGTTGTTGGCAAAGTGGGACAATTTTGAACGGTATTAGGGATGGTAACACCCACAGCTAACGATCCACTTTTCGCGGAACTCGTTGACGGCCTTGGAAAATGACTGGAGGGCCCCACAACAACTCCTACATAGTTTCGAATTATTTGTCATTACATCTGTTGTAGTACTCAATTCCCCCCACAAAAAAGTTATAATACAAATTCGGCCACCTTCcctagattttgagatattcagcAAGACTGATCAATAGGCAAAAGTGATCTgtctcattttaccacttcaatGCCTAATTATACTGCCATCTCTGTGAACCCACCTGTCGATTGATTCGACGTACTCTGCATGGCCGATAGCAACGAATTGGGCCTTGTATGGCCCATTCGCGATTTTATCCTCGCTGCCGCCACACTGCCAACTTTACCAGGACCTATGCTGATCAGCAAGCGACTCTGGAAGCCCCTTGCATCTGACGAAGAAGTTGAATAAGTCAGACTGGACCCTTGAGACCGAATATCAATGGGTGGCTGTGGTTCGGAGGACGGGGGCCTGAGGATGAGACTGACAGAAGTGTAACCTCTTGTATGATCTACAGTCTCACAATCATGATTCCCTGCCAGTCTCGATTCCGTATAATGCGATAGTTGCTCGCCGACTAGATCAGTTCGACTTAAGCGGGGAATTTGACCTATATGAGAATATGATTTAATATCGATCGGCAATCTATCAGCATGATATGATTCAAtagaataacaataaaattacCACTATTGCTAGCAGGACTGCAAGCGACATTTACATTGAGTTCAAATCCCCTCGCTGGTTTCTCTCCACCACAATTATTCCCCGATTTATCGACAACATTGATCGTACTTGCGACCGTTGGATTTGGTAGGTCTTCAAATAAAGCCCTCGAAGAATAGTTACTAACAGCTGACGAAGCCGTAGAACGCGAGGGAAAAGACGTTGCCGGGGAGAATTGTAGTCTCGAATTATTTGGGCTATTGCACTGGCGTGATTTGCCAATGTGCAGGGAATTCGGCCGATGAGGCCGTTGATGATTTCGATGGGTATTTCCAACTATTTTATCATCATTGTTCCTCTCATTATTGATGTCGTAAAGCGATGGTAGTGGCTCAGGTGCTGGGGGCGGAAAGGCACCTGGAGACGATCGTAAATCTTGTGCTGCGCGTAAACTTCTTGTACATATCTCCCTGTCGTGACTATTCTGCAACATATTTCATTGTCATTAATGAAGGGTTGGGGTTATAATTGAGGGTTGTGTAACTCGGTGTTGAGTACACGTATTAGTAATgcaaaaatgaatgaagtaaCACACGGTGAggaatatccattaaaaattaccaaagagaagactaaaaataaattttcattgacaggCGATGGTTGAGGGCGAAAATAATCTTGTCatccatatttttctctcaataatTGCGACATTTTCTGGAGGGTACGTAACATTTGCTGAATGTTCAAGAATTTCTAATTTCGGGGAGCGCTATATTTGGAAATGgtttcgtcatttttactgaataatcCCTTCCATGTACAAACATTAGTTGGAGAATGTAAATTCACACACATAGCATTAGACTATTTTAATTCTTGGGGGTAATGTTCATTTGCTTCCGGCGATGTTTGCACGTAGGTCGATTTCTTCGTGTACCTGGGCGATGCACTGAGACACGATGTAGTCCGGCAATGCTGGAAACTGTTGCTTCAGTTCGTGGAATAGCTGCATGATCACGATGTTAGAGCAATGGCACTCCTCCATTGTAAGGCGCCATTCTTTTGACGAAGGCTACTTGCATGTATTCCTAAATCGAAACATCTTATATTCCAGGTGTATTTTGAAGAACGACGAGTCTCCAGATTGGTGTGCAAACGTCACAGAAGTTCGTCAATTTTAAATCGGAATTGTTGGTATATTGTTGACCTTTGAGGGCTAGGGGGTCAGTTTGAGGAACATATGGGTTTACTTATTTCTAATATTCGTATATGGGAAATGTCCTCTGCCTTTCCCAAGAATATGCATGCAATCAAGTATATCCCATAGAACCTACGGTTTTTCTTCCTCAGTGAACTATTTTGCACGCAAAACTGCAAAACTGCTTAGGTTATGTTCAACACCGGGTGATGAAAGTCTGAATGTAAGATAAACATCACGTCTTCTATCAAAAATCAACTAGATATCAATATTATCACACACtagaatttcaatatttcccaTTATTTCTTGAGGCAAGAAGCATAACAAAGGAAATTACATGTTTTCGTGAATAATTGGATAGAACCACAGGAAAAATGATGTGATACACGAATGTATGAAGAGATAAGTCTACATTTTGACTGAAAAATCAGTAATTTAACACCAAAAAGTATCAACTTACCGGACATCAATCATCGAAAGACCCGAGAAAAAACTTGGAAGTACACAATAATTTATCactacagaaaattcacgTTTTGGTTGAACTACGAAGGTGCACTTGTGACAATTTCTTTCACGTAGAGATCAGGTGACAACGGGTTTTTGTCAATTTCATCTCGTATTTTCTTCAACAACAAAGGGGCAGCTTTGCGGACAACTTTTCTCATCAATCGAGACGAATGATGGagtgggaaatattctatcgTCCGTTGCTGATAACAGATCAGCTGTTCACTGAGTACAGGACTACGCATGTCGGGTGGAGATCCAAATAAACTCAGGTACCCTCATGATCCCCCAATTTATGATCGgaagggattttttaaatttattttaaaatacagATGGATGCAGAGAAATTGGAATCATTGTTTTACGCCGAGGGATCGGAATAAACGACTTTTCTCTGGTTTGACTTTGGGAAATGGCGGTTTTCACGACGTCAGCACTTCCTATTTACGAATGGATGAAAGGAGCGTATCGTAATCACCGAGTGGTAGACGTTTGGAGGGGCAGCTCTATTTTAAAACTCAACGATCGTGCGAGTGATGGTTTTTTTACACAACTTTCTGAATTATTCTCAAGCGTTTTTTGCCATCTTGAAAATTACGTGAATATGTGGATGAGTAATTACTCCGTCTGATTATTATCATTTGTCTTTAAAATTTAGATGTAAAATCCATTGGAGAACGAGAATTGGGTGGATTTATAAAAATGCTCGAGGTGCGTGGGAGAATTGAAACTTAGGAATCGCTAATgtagtttttatttataattctgCGGTGGAATGGACAGTTTCTTAAATTGCCAATGTTTGTTGCATCTAtttatcgagaaaaagttCACTTATGGATTGACGACGGCATaatgattcatttttcatgaaaaaccaTCTCCTTGTTAATATTCTTATCGCACAGCTTCGCATATTCTCTTTATGCAGTTTTGAAAGGTTTATGGTATTCCAAAATGCTGTTTGAATCGTCGCGGCGAAAAATGGTAACAATATGGTGGTCATAGGGACCCTGTATTGTTCCTACGAATTTCCACGATGAACCAATAGCCCAGTGAAACAAAACTCCAGTTTTGACAAGTCAAATAGAGATTTATACTTttgtcaacattttttaatgtgtTAGTCCTCATTCAGCGTCAATTTGAGATCAAAATCCTGCATGAGGTGAATTTTGTGCGGATACATTTCGCTCAGCTACTTCAAGACTTCATTCTATTTACCAAAAGAACGCCGAGTGCCTGAGGTACCTACGTATACATATAACTATGTTTACAAACAACAGCTGATTTGCTATAAGACTGTACAATTAATTAGCGAATGAAACaggaaatttatttacttcGCAATCACGATGATGATGGAAATCGGAGAAGCGGCTGCAGCGGAGGTCCAGCCAAATCTGTCAGAAATGTAATTATGACTCTTGGTATGTCCAAAGctcttcattattattattaattgagaTTCTACTGACTTCGATACAGCGAACAACTAGTCACTGTAACTGCAAATCGAGATGCACTTGCACGGGGAATATTACAAGCATATCAGCCTTCCCTGGAACAGATAAAGAAAGAATTGGATGAATTATTGTAAGTCAATGATTCTCTAACGATAATTTCCTTATTTCATTTGATACAAATAATTCGGTAGCATAAAGTAACTTCATGTTTGTTGCTGAAGGAAAAAACAAGACAATCTCATTGGAAAAATGCAATTCGAAAACAAACAGTTGACTGAGACTGCCGAGGATGGACAATGCTGTGCAATGGTAAATTAATTTGGGATATGGTATTTTTCTTTTGCATGGAGTTGAAATAGGAATTCATGAATTTGATAATGTAGCGGGAATTTCGCGGACAGGAAGTTACTCTAAAATTTGCatgctcaataattttattcgagAATTTCACGAGAACGTTGGGCGCTTACTCAGATGTTTtagagtgtttttttttgcaataataAATATGCCATTTCTGATGTGTGACAGTACGCTGTGATTAAAACATACCAAGACAAGTTGTTTCACATCAAGAAAGAAATGGGGAATATTCATGAGAAAACTGTGAAATTGAAGGTAAACGAAGATATACAAATTTTCTTCTtagtatttgaaaaaaaaaatcgaaaaattggcGTTGCTCCCCTAACACTGTTTTATAATTTAGAAACGCGCCCTCCGTCTACACCAAATTAAGCAGAAAGGAGTACCGTCAACAGAACATAGACAAGACGAAGTATCGCATTGTGAACAAGAATCCCAAAGAGAACCACCTTCGTCATAGTTGGAAATGTCATCAAAAACAaccgtaaaaaatattttcttgggaaagctttgaatattttgttctACGAACTCTTTGGAACAGGTTGGGGTTTGAATTCGCAACGTAAATCAATTCCATTCCACTCATATTGAAAGATAATGTATTTAGTTACAATAAATGAACATAATTATATCTGTACAAATGTATATCACTTGTCTTTGGCTCAGTCACCAAGTAATTTTCCATTGACTTTGGGGCGCGCATTCTTCATCTTTCCAGCAGATAATATTAAAAGTTGTTTCGACCGGGAAGCCGATGATTTCGCGTTCCTCTTGAATTCGAAATGTAAAAGTTGATTCGTAAGTCCCAATGAAGTACCTGTTGAGAGTAAAAAATTGTACGAAACAGCATCAGCAAAAACTAGGAAAGttggaaaatcaaaattaccTGGCATGAGAGCAAATTATTTGGTCGACGATGGCAACTCCTCCATCTTTAAAGTTTTTCCTCACATCATAGGGTGGAATATATCTCACAACTTTGTAGTTTCCCAATTGTAGCTTCAACTCCTCGAATTCTAGggattaataaatattatgaTATGGTTTTGAAAACTCAAGCTCATTCCCATTCTCACCATGATCGCTACCATCTGTTGCGATAAAAATTGTGTCCAGTCccagtttttttattatttttttcaactgacgTGCAGTCTTTGAAACAGACGCTACATAATCACTGCGTCCGATAAGGAAGTCTTTTCGCCTCCAGTGTACCGCCAGGTAAGCACCACCGACGGCACTTCTCTGCTCCTGAATATTCAAGTTCATTCTATATTATAAAACATGattattatatatgaataatcCGTCATAAATAAGATTGCGAATGACTGGATCAAAAATACGCATTGTTCCTCTTGCAACTGCTTAGCGTCTTGAGGAATTTTTCCATAGAAGATCTGAATATgcaaaataatcattatcaCCTCTTCGTCAAGCCAATTCTGTGGCCTTATAGTCTTATCATTATCATCCGTCGAATTCAGATGTCTTCGCCTGAATTTCTGCGCAATTCCATCCAATTCTGGATTAAATCTCATACTTCGTCTCGCTCTCCAGAAGTTTTGGGAGCCATAGGAATCGTGAAGAGGAATTTCCACGTGGTCAAACATATAACTCCTATAAATCAATGTATTCAGCAGTAGAATACACACGACAAAATTTCTTAGACAATTCAAAActcgtcgaactgagtgaaaaGAATTCCTCACTTGTATAATCCGGGCTCCAAATTTTGTACTAAATTGGATGCAGTTCCATGGAATAGTAAGCACTGGACATCCTTGGCAGTGATGTTAGTGTATCCCCAAAAATACCCTTTGACTTTGTCTCCCGATAGCTTTTTGAATCTAATATTCTGTTCGTCGCACGTTGTGACCTCATTTCTATCTCgaaagtcattattttcaaaaatttttgggTCAGTTTGAAGCACGAATACGCGATCCAAAGTTAAGACTCCATTCGTGGAATCATaatctggaaaaaaatgatcatcaaatttgaattttcattctcttatGAAGATTCACGTTGGTGGGGCTAACAGGAATTAcccttgaaaaattgatgcatTTCAAGCACAGGAATGAATCTCATCAGACTAGGAACGTCGTAAAACACACCCCAG belongs to Diachasmimorpha longicaudata isolate KC_UGA_2023 chromosome 10, iyDiaLong2, whole genome shotgun sequence and includes:
- the Tab2 gene encoding TGF-beta-activated kinase 1 and MAP3K7-binding protein 2 isoform X1, translated to MEECHCSNIVIMQLFHELKQQFPALPDYIVSQCIAQNSHDREICTRSLRAAQDLRSSPGAFPPPAPEPLPSLYDINNERNNDDKIVGNTHRNHQRPHRPNSLHIGKSRQCNSPNNSRLQFSPATSFPSRSTASSAVSNYSSRALFEDLPNPTVASTINVVDKSGNNCGGEKPARGFELNVNVACSPASNSGQIPRLSRTDLVGEQLSHYTESRLAGNHDCETVDHTRGYTSVSLILRPPSSEPQPPIDIRSQGSSLTYSTSSSDARGFQSRLLISIGPGKVGSVAAARIKSRMGHTRPNSLLSAMQSTSNQSTGVVVGPSSHFPRPSTSSAKSGSLAVGVTIPNTVQNCPTLPTTSSATTSSITTNHIGAQLDQVTDNQKKLITEQLKRKERLAHELRMEKLRLEAMKKDLQILLRPVDPAVPTQGLKKKLRSEIYQLQVECDRLADEVDQRSDPRVPFGETNEEFYQGIYTGQSLNIPSFTSRPRPPLPAVPPAWEPQGPRIHPSNHDRDDRDGPSWVCRMCTFDNHPLMDKCEQCDMPKFRLPDTGETQDIHIRVTRHHNFSPRRTLHSWVV
- the LOC135166383 gene encoding GDP-fucose protein O-fucosyltransferase 2 isoform X1, which produces MEYMPVLMNTKSIQFSFVHQRALGSDSANLTSNLSLTLLCSRKTSCKFVLHHVQCQQALRYILYDVNPPEGFNLRRDVYVRMAVFIHNLNQADKIYQWNLVLPPWDHLYHWRSHDIGEQSGIPWGVFYDVPSLMRFIPVLEMHQFFKDYDSTNGVLTLDRVFVLQTDPKIFENNDFRDRNEVTTCDEQNIRFKKLSGDKVKGYFWGYTNITAKDVQCLLFHGTASNLVQNLEPGLYKSYMFDHVEIPLHDSYGSQNFWRARRSMRFNPELDGIAQKFRRRHLNSTDDNDKTIRPQNWLDEEEQRSAVGGAYLAVHWRRKDFLIGRSDYVASVSKTARQLKKIIKKLGLDTIFIATDGSDHEFEELKLQLGNYKVVRYIPPYDVRKNFKDGGVAIVDQIICSHARYFIGTYESTFTFRIQEEREIIGFPVETTFNIICWKDEECAPQSQWKITW
- the LOC135166398 gene encoding uncharacterized protein LOC135166398 isoform X3, with the translated sequence MMMEIGEAAAAEVQPNLSEIEQLVTVTANRDALARGILQAYQPSLEQIKKELDELLKKQDNLIGKMQFENKQLTETAEDGQCCAMKRALRLHQIKQKGVPSTEHRQDEVSHCEQESQREPPSS
- the LOC135166398 gene encoding uncharacterized protein LOC135166398 isoform X2 — encoded protein: MMMEIGEAAAAEVQPNLSEIEQLVTVTANRDALARGILQAYQPSLEQIKKELDELLKKQDNLIGKMQFENKQLTETAEDGQCCAMREFRGQEVTLKFACSIILFENFTRTLGAYSDVLECFFLQ
- the LOC135166383 gene encoding GDP-fucose protein O-fucosyltransferase 2 isoform X2; this encodes MCNVNKLSGALKLYFFSVLVNEILCTHLETEQYCEIPQNSGEQANCGRQKYSTNKRYILYDVNPPEGFNLRRDVYVRMAVFIHNLNQADKIYQWNLVLPPWDHLYHWRSHDIGEQSGIPWGVFYDVPSLMRFIPVLEMHQFFKDYDSTNGVLTLDRVFVLQTDPKIFENNDFRDRNEVTTCDEQNIRFKKLSGDKVKGYFWGYTNITAKDVQCLLFHGTASNLVQNLEPGLYKSYMFDHVEIPLHDSYGSQNFWRARRSMRFNPELDGIAQKFRRRHLNSTDDNDKTIRPQNWLDEEEQRSAVGGAYLAVHWRRKDFLIGRSDYVASVSKTARQLKKIIKKLGLDTIFIATDGSDHEFEELKLQLGNYKVVRYIPPYDVRKNFKDGGVAIVDQIICSHARYFIGTYESTFTFRIQEEREIIGFPVETTFNIICWKDEECAPQSQWKITW
- the LOC135166398 gene encoding biogenesis of lysosome-related organelles complex 1 subunit 6 isoform X1, with the translated sequence MMMEIGEAAAAEVQPNLSEIEQLVTVTANRDALARGILQAYQPSLEQIKKELDELLKKQDNLIGKMQFENKQLTETAEDGQCCAMYAVIKTYQDKLFHIKKEMGNIHEKTVKLKKRALRLHQIKQKGVPSTEHRQDEVSHCEQESQREPPSS
- the Tab2 gene encoding TGF-beta-activated kinase 1 and MAP3K7-binding protein 2 isoform X2, with product MIDVRHDREICTRSLRAAQDLRSSPGAFPPPAPEPLPSLYDINNERNNDDKIVGNTHRNHQRPHRPNSLHIGKSRQCNSPNNSRLQFSPATSFPSRSTASSAVSNYSSRALFEDLPNPTVASTINVVDKSGNNCGGEKPARGFELNVNVACSPASNSGQIPRLSRTDLVGEQLSHYTESRLAGNHDCETVDHTRGYTSVSLILRPPSSEPQPPIDIRSQGSSLTYSTSSSDARGFQSRLLISIGPGKVGSVAAARIKSRMGHTRPNSLLSAMQSTSNQSTGVVVGPSSHFPRPSTSSAKSGSLAVGVTIPNTVQNCPTLPTTSSATTSSITTNHIGAQLDQVTDNQKKLITEQLKRKERLAHELRMEKLRLEAMKKDLQILLRPVDPAVPTQGLKKKLRSEIYQLQVECDRLADEVDQRSDPRVPFGETNEEFYQGIYTGQSLNIPSFTSRPRPPLPAVPPAWEPQGPRIHPSNHDRDDRDGPSWVCRMCTFDNHPLMDKCEQCDMPKFRLPDTGETQDIHIRVTRHHNFSPRRTLHSWVV